From Toxotes jaculatrix isolate fToxJac2 chromosome 1, fToxJac2.pri, whole genome shotgun sequence, a single genomic window includes:
- the LOC121183011 gene encoding EMILIN-1-like isoform X1: MAALLLLLLVLHTSGHAKSAFPLRPSYSLYAGGHANGARATSRHRNWCAFVVTKTVSCVVEDGVETYVKPDYHPCSWTSGQCSRVVVYRTYMRPRYKVAYKMVTEMEWKCCHGYSGADCTEGPAGGGGPQISTTRPGQGGGTSYGPGGGGYGHGGGGSGPGQNGGHGQVEKEKMRQLEEKIQSLTKNLQNLQSTMNTLNERFQQEVNNPGFGGGGGGGGGSSGGRNPADAAQPEIKETIHSIQTKLDQLDNRTQAHDKTLVSINNHLVNGKGNELDGGLSGGGLSGGRLTSLKEEILRELERRVSLSCSSCQAGVEDLRRQQQEDRERIRALEKQLNAMDARYRQGLDGLRQDVVRLQGCCDAVSDLQKRITDAERKISSAAENFDVLQNRLDKELSGGDDHSGSRGGFFGGGGGGGGGGIGAGGGYATVTKDVLDTRLRDLERRVNNTVQRIEQSCSHLENNVKELGDLRTVFLDRFDDQAFRIADVELDVGLVKDRVTDHDKRLLKLENITSLMNQRLEKCSCRGPEEGGDRGAGGGWGAGGGIITGGGSKGGTGGGLSGTVGERENTTEKSLEWRVVANEDQIRHFNTRIKDLSVSGDSLHDKVLDLSHDVRKIKALTGDHGEHFNRIVTEVEMLGQDCELCGKVEDELQRLKNRSQDALGRMQSHISTLQIRLDSERDSCFQMCSPLRDEVRLLREDVKRCTSQCGGSGGTGGTSGPGTGLDAEKPLDGHSVIGGSINNNQLKTLQGELSEVILTFSSINDTLKGLEHTVQKHGSVITDLGNTKDKIISELDKIQQEVTEHIEESRGHLDGMDRDVRRFESTLLVEMGDCKRSGDGLEKRLSKLEGVCGRLDGVSDSIHKIKEGLNRHVTSLWTCVSSLNDSVIQHGGILDFIQKDQDDVHSRMKNLNSSLNQILKDLQSFSEHTAAGLPGPPGPPGERGFNGLPGPKGPPGPPGRAGETGARGVPGVRGEAGLPGADAHVPRLSFSAALTVPMDRAGTIVFDKIFVNEGEFYDPRTGVFTAPIDGHYFFSAVLTGHKNEKIEAVLSKSNYGMARVDSGGYQPEGLENNPVAEAKTTPGSLAVFSIVLPLQTRDTVCIDLVMGKLAHSVEPLTIFNGVLLYEDM; this comes from the exons GAACTGGTGTGCGTTTGTGGTGACGAAGACGGTGAGCTGTGTCGTCGAGGACGGAGTTGAAACCTATGTGAAGCCTGATTATCATCCGTGCAGCTGGACGAGCGGACAGTGCAGCAGGGTGGTGgt CTACCGGACCTACATGAGGCCGAGGTACAAAGTGGCCTACAAAATGGTGACGGAGATGGAGTGGaagtgttgccatggttacagtgGAGCGGACTGCACCGAGGGTCCAGCTGGTGGAGGGGGACCCCAGATCTCCACCACCAGACCGGGACAGGGAGGGGGAACGAGCTATGGACCAGGGGGAGGAGGTTATGGACACGGAGGCGGCGGCTCTGGACCCGGACAGAACGGAGGACACG GACAAGTTGAGAAGGAGAAGATGaggcagctggaggagaagatcCAGAGCCTGACCAAGAACCTCCAGAACCTGCAGTCCACCATGAACACCCTGAACGAGCGCTTCCAGCAGGAGGTCAACAATCCAGGCttcggaggaggaggaggaggaggaggaggctcgTCAGGAGGAAGAAACCCTGCTGATGCAGCTCAGCCAGAGATTAAAGAGACGATTCACAGCATTCAGACCAAACTGGACCAACTAGACAACCGCACACAG GCTCACGATAAAACCCTGGTCAGCATCAACAACCACCTGGTAAATGGGAAGGGAAACGAGCTGGATGGAGGTCTGTCCGGAGGAGGCCTGAGCGGAGGGAGGCTGACCTCACTGAAGGAGGAGATCCtgagggagctggagaggagagTGTCTCTGTCCTGCTCATCCTGCCAG GCCGGGGTGGAGGATCTGCGTcgacagcagcaggaggaccGAGAGAGGATTCGAGCTCTGGAGAAGCAGCTGAACGCCATGGACGCTCGGTATCGGCAGGGCCTGGACGGGCTGCGGCAGGATGTGGTGCGTTTGCAGGGATGTTGCGACGCTGTCAGTGACCTCCAAAAACGCATCACTGATGCTGAACGCAAGATCAGCTCGGCCGCAGAGAACTTTGATGTTCTGCAGAACCGCCTGGATAAGGAACTCAGCGGAGGAGATGACCACAGTGGGTCCAGAGGAGGAttttttggtggtggtggtggtggtggtggtggtgggattGGTGCAGGTGGAGGGTATGCCACAGTGACGAAGGATGTGCTGGACACTCGGCTGAGGGACCTGGAGCGGCGTGTCAACAACACTGTGCAGCGAATCGAGCAGAGCTGCTCGCACCTGGAGAACAACGTGAAAGAACTGGGGGACCTGAGGACCGTGTTCCTGGACCGGTTCGATGACCAGGCCTTCAGGATCGCAGATGTGGAGCTGGATGTGGGGCTGGTGAAGGACAGGGTGACTGACCACGACAAGAGGCTGCTGAAGCTGGAAAATATCACGTCCCTCATGAACCAGAGGCTGGAGAAGTGCAGCTGCAGAGGGCCTGAAGAAGGAGGTGAccgaggagctggaggagggtggggagcaggaggaggaataATTACAGGAGGAGGGAGCAAGGGAGGTACAGGGGGAGGATTATCAGGGACGgtaggagaaagagaaaatacaacagAGAAATCACTGGAGTGGAGAGTGGTGGCCAACGAGGATCAGATTCGACATTTTAACACTCGAATCAAAGACCTGTCGGTGTCTGGAGACTCTCTACACGACAAG GTTCTGGACCTGAGCCACGACGTCCGAAAGATCAAGGCTCTGACGGGCGATCATGGTGAACACTTCAACCGAATCGTGACGGAGGTGGAGATGCTGGGGCAGGACTGCGAGCTGTGCGGGAAGGTGGAGGACGAGCTGCAGAGGCTGAAGAACCGCTCCCAGGATGCACTGGGGCGCATGCAGAGCCACATCAGCACACTCCAAATCAGACTGgattcagagagagacagctgctTCCAGATGTGTTCACCTCTGCGGGATGAAGTTCGCCTGCTGCGAGAGGACGTCAAGAGGTGCACCAGCCAAT GTGGTGGTTCTGGTGGCACTGGTGGTACCAGTGGACCTGGAACTGGGCTGGATGCTGAGAAGCCTTTAGACGGCCACAGTGTGATCGGAGGCTCCATCAACAATAACCAGCTGAAGACGCTGCAAGGCGAACTGTCTGAGGTCATCCTGACATTCAGCTCCATCAACGACACCCTGAAGGGGCTCGAACACACGGTGCAGAAACACGGCAGCGTCATCACTGACCTCG GAAACACTAAGGACAAGATCATCTCTGAGCTGGACAAAATCCAGCAAGAGGTGACGGAGCACATCGAGGAGAGCCGGGGCCATCTGGACGGGATGGACCGTGACGTCCGGCGGTTTGAGAGCACACTGCTGGTGGAGATGGGAGACTGTAAGAGGTCTGGAGACGGGCTGGAGAAGAGACTGTCGAAGCTGGAGGGGGTCTGTGGGAGGCTGGACGGGGTCTCCGACTCCATCCACAAGATTAAGGAAG GACTGAATCGACACGTGACCAGTTTGTGGACGTGCGTCTCTAGTCTGAACGACTCGGTCATCCAGCACGGAGGAATCCTGGACTTTATTCAGAAGGACCAGGACGATGTCCACAGCAGGATGAAGAACCTGAATTCGAGTTTGAACCAAATCCTTAAAGACCTTCAGAGTTTCTCTGAGCACACGGCGGCTG GCCTGCCTGGACCCCCAGGACCTCCAGGAGAGAGAGGCTTCAATGGGCTGCCAGGCCCCAAGGGGCCCCCTGGACCTCCTGGGCGAGCAGGAGAGACTGGGGCTCGCGGTGTGCCTG GTGTCAGAGGTGAAGCAG gtctgCCTGGAGCTGATGCTCATGTACCCAGACTGTCgttctctgctgccctcacAGTCCCCATGGACAGAGCAGGAACCATCGTCTTTGACAAGATCTTTGTCAATGAAGGAGAGTTCTACGACCCGCGAACAG GTGTCTTCACCGCCCCTATAGACGGACATTACTTCTTCAGCGCCGTCCTGACGGGCCATAAGAACGAGAAGATCGAGGCGGTTCTGTCAAAGTCTAACTACGGCATGGCACGGGTGGACTCTGGAGGCTACCAGCCCGAAGGACTGGAGAACAACCCCGTGGCCGAGGCGAAAACCACTCCGGGCTCTCTGGCCGTCTTCAGCATCGTCCTGCCTCTGCAGACCCGGGACACGGTCTGCATTGACCTGGTGATGGGCAAACTGGCTCACTCCGTGGAGCCCCTCACCATCTTCAACGGCGTTCTGCTGTATGAAGACATGTGA
- the LOC121183011 gene encoding EMILIN-1-like isoform X2 — protein sequence MAALLLLLLVLHTSGHAKSAFPLRPSYSLYAGGHANGARATSRHRNWCAFVVTKTVSCVVEDGVETYVKPDYHPCSWTSGQCSRVVVYRTYMRPRYKVAYKMVTEMEWKCCHGYSGADCTEGPAGGGGPQISTTRPGQGGGTSYGPGGGGYGHGGGGSGPGQNGGHGQVEKEKMRQLEEKIQSLTKNLQNLQSTMNTLNERFQQEVNNPGFGGGGGGGGGSSGGRNPADAAQPEIKETIHSIQTKLDQLDNRTQAHDKTLVSINNHLVNGKGNELDGGLSGGGLSGGRLTSLKEEILRELERRVSLSCSSCQAGVEDLRRQQQEDRERIRALEKQLNAMDARYRQGLDGLRQDVVRLQGCCDAVSDLQKRITDAERKISSAAENFDVLQNRLDKELSGGDDHSGSRGGFFGGGGGGGGGGIGAGGGYATVTKDVLDTRLRDLERRVNNTVQRIEQSCSHLENNVKELGDLRTVFLDRFDDQAFRIADVELDVGLVKDRVTDHDKRLLKLENITSLMNQRLEKCSCRGPEEGGDRGAGGGWGAGGGIITGGGSKGGTGGGLSGTVGERENTTEKSLEWRVVANEDQIRHFNTRIKDLSVSGDSLHDKVLDLSHDVRKIKALTGDHGEHFNRIVTEVEMLGQDCELCGKVEDELQRLKNRSQDALGRMQSHISTLQIRLDSERDSCFQMCSPLRDEVRLLREDVKRCTSQCGGSGGTGGTSGPGTGLDAEKPLDGHSVIGGSINNNQLKTLQGELSEVILTFSSINDTLKGLEHTVQKHGSVITDLGNTKDKIISELDKIQQEVTEHIEESRGHLDGMDRDVRRFESTLLVEMGDCKRSGDGLEKRLSKLEGVCGRLDGVSDSIHKIKEGLNRHVTSLWTCVSSLNDSVIQHGGILDFIQKDQDDVHSRMKNLNSSLNQILKDLQSFSEHTAAGLPGPPGPPGERGFNGLPGPKGPPGPPGRAGETGARGVPGLPGADAHVPRLSFSAALTVPMDRAGTIVFDKIFVNEGEFYDPRTGVFTAPIDGHYFFSAVLTGHKNEKIEAVLSKSNYGMARVDSGGYQPEGLENNPVAEAKTTPGSLAVFSIVLPLQTRDTVCIDLVMGKLAHSVEPLTIFNGVLLYEDM from the exons GAACTGGTGTGCGTTTGTGGTGACGAAGACGGTGAGCTGTGTCGTCGAGGACGGAGTTGAAACCTATGTGAAGCCTGATTATCATCCGTGCAGCTGGACGAGCGGACAGTGCAGCAGGGTGGTGgt CTACCGGACCTACATGAGGCCGAGGTACAAAGTGGCCTACAAAATGGTGACGGAGATGGAGTGGaagtgttgccatggttacagtgGAGCGGACTGCACCGAGGGTCCAGCTGGTGGAGGGGGACCCCAGATCTCCACCACCAGACCGGGACAGGGAGGGGGAACGAGCTATGGACCAGGGGGAGGAGGTTATGGACACGGAGGCGGCGGCTCTGGACCCGGACAGAACGGAGGACACG GACAAGTTGAGAAGGAGAAGATGaggcagctggaggagaagatcCAGAGCCTGACCAAGAACCTCCAGAACCTGCAGTCCACCATGAACACCCTGAACGAGCGCTTCCAGCAGGAGGTCAACAATCCAGGCttcggaggaggaggaggaggaggaggaggctcgTCAGGAGGAAGAAACCCTGCTGATGCAGCTCAGCCAGAGATTAAAGAGACGATTCACAGCATTCAGACCAAACTGGACCAACTAGACAACCGCACACAG GCTCACGATAAAACCCTGGTCAGCATCAACAACCACCTGGTAAATGGGAAGGGAAACGAGCTGGATGGAGGTCTGTCCGGAGGAGGCCTGAGCGGAGGGAGGCTGACCTCACTGAAGGAGGAGATCCtgagggagctggagaggagagTGTCTCTGTCCTGCTCATCCTGCCAG GCCGGGGTGGAGGATCTGCGTcgacagcagcaggaggaccGAGAGAGGATTCGAGCTCTGGAGAAGCAGCTGAACGCCATGGACGCTCGGTATCGGCAGGGCCTGGACGGGCTGCGGCAGGATGTGGTGCGTTTGCAGGGATGTTGCGACGCTGTCAGTGACCTCCAAAAACGCATCACTGATGCTGAACGCAAGATCAGCTCGGCCGCAGAGAACTTTGATGTTCTGCAGAACCGCCTGGATAAGGAACTCAGCGGAGGAGATGACCACAGTGGGTCCAGAGGAGGAttttttggtggtggtggtggtggtggtggtggtgggattGGTGCAGGTGGAGGGTATGCCACAGTGACGAAGGATGTGCTGGACACTCGGCTGAGGGACCTGGAGCGGCGTGTCAACAACACTGTGCAGCGAATCGAGCAGAGCTGCTCGCACCTGGAGAACAACGTGAAAGAACTGGGGGACCTGAGGACCGTGTTCCTGGACCGGTTCGATGACCAGGCCTTCAGGATCGCAGATGTGGAGCTGGATGTGGGGCTGGTGAAGGACAGGGTGACTGACCACGACAAGAGGCTGCTGAAGCTGGAAAATATCACGTCCCTCATGAACCAGAGGCTGGAGAAGTGCAGCTGCAGAGGGCCTGAAGAAGGAGGTGAccgaggagctggaggagggtggggagcaggaggaggaataATTACAGGAGGAGGGAGCAAGGGAGGTACAGGGGGAGGATTATCAGGGACGgtaggagaaagagaaaatacaacagAGAAATCACTGGAGTGGAGAGTGGTGGCCAACGAGGATCAGATTCGACATTTTAACACTCGAATCAAAGACCTGTCGGTGTCTGGAGACTCTCTACACGACAAG GTTCTGGACCTGAGCCACGACGTCCGAAAGATCAAGGCTCTGACGGGCGATCATGGTGAACACTTCAACCGAATCGTGACGGAGGTGGAGATGCTGGGGCAGGACTGCGAGCTGTGCGGGAAGGTGGAGGACGAGCTGCAGAGGCTGAAGAACCGCTCCCAGGATGCACTGGGGCGCATGCAGAGCCACATCAGCACACTCCAAATCAGACTGgattcagagagagacagctgctTCCAGATGTGTTCACCTCTGCGGGATGAAGTTCGCCTGCTGCGAGAGGACGTCAAGAGGTGCACCAGCCAAT GTGGTGGTTCTGGTGGCACTGGTGGTACCAGTGGACCTGGAACTGGGCTGGATGCTGAGAAGCCTTTAGACGGCCACAGTGTGATCGGAGGCTCCATCAACAATAACCAGCTGAAGACGCTGCAAGGCGAACTGTCTGAGGTCATCCTGACATTCAGCTCCATCAACGACACCCTGAAGGGGCTCGAACACACGGTGCAGAAACACGGCAGCGTCATCACTGACCTCG GAAACACTAAGGACAAGATCATCTCTGAGCTGGACAAAATCCAGCAAGAGGTGACGGAGCACATCGAGGAGAGCCGGGGCCATCTGGACGGGATGGACCGTGACGTCCGGCGGTTTGAGAGCACACTGCTGGTGGAGATGGGAGACTGTAAGAGGTCTGGAGACGGGCTGGAGAAGAGACTGTCGAAGCTGGAGGGGGTCTGTGGGAGGCTGGACGGGGTCTCCGACTCCATCCACAAGATTAAGGAAG GACTGAATCGACACGTGACCAGTTTGTGGACGTGCGTCTCTAGTCTGAACGACTCGGTCATCCAGCACGGAGGAATCCTGGACTTTATTCAGAAGGACCAGGACGATGTCCACAGCAGGATGAAGAACCTGAATTCGAGTTTGAACCAAATCCTTAAAGACCTTCAGAGTTTCTCTGAGCACACGGCGGCTG GCCTGCCTGGACCCCCAGGACCTCCAGGAGAGAGAGGCTTCAATGGGCTGCCAGGCCCCAAGGGGCCCCCTGGACCTCCTGGGCGAGCAGGAGAGACTGGGGCTCGCGGTGTGCCTG gtctgCCTGGAGCTGATGCTCATGTACCCAGACTGTCgttctctgctgccctcacAGTCCCCATGGACAGAGCAGGAACCATCGTCTTTGACAAGATCTTTGTCAATGAAGGAGAGTTCTACGACCCGCGAACAG GTGTCTTCACCGCCCCTATAGACGGACATTACTTCTTCAGCGCCGTCCTGACGGGCCATAAGAACGAGAAGATCGAGGCGGTTCTGTCAAAGTCTAACTACGGCATGGCACGGGTGGACTCTGGAGGCTACCAGCCCGAAGGACTGGAGAACAACCCCGTGGCCGAGGCGAAAACCACTCCGGGCTCTCTGGCCGTCTTCAGCATCGTCCTGCCTCTGCAGACCCGGGACACGGTCTGCATTGACCTGGTGATGGGCAAACTGGCTCACTCCGTGGAGCCCCTCACCATCTTCAACGGCGTTCTGCTGTATGAAGACATGTGA